In the Acidovorax sp. A79 genome, one interval contains:
- a CDS encoding cytochrome c, whose protein sequence is MKALAAFALAAATLTVSAPASAQFAKAEDAIKYRQSALFVMGQHFGRLGAMANGRIPFDAKAAQENADVVAHMAKLPWAGFGAGTDKGAPTKALPEIWTEQAKFKEHSEKLEAESVKLAAAAKTGSLDNLKTAFGAAAGTCKACHDNYRAK, encoded by the coding sequence ATGAAAGCACTTGCCGCGTTCGCCCTTGCCGCTGCCACGCTGACCGTGTCGGCACCGGCCTCCGCCCAGTTCGCCAAGGCCGAGGACGCCATCAAATACCGCCAGAGCGCACTCTTCGTGATGGGCCAGCACTTTGGCCGGCTCGGTGCCATGGCCAACGGGCGCATTCCGTTCGATGCCAAGGCGGCGCAGGAGAACGCGGATGTGGTGGCCCACATGGCCAAGCTGCCCTGGGCGGGCTTCGGGGCGGGCACGGACAAGGGCGCTCCCACCAAGGCGCTGCCCGAGATCTGGACCGAGCAGGCCAAGTTCAAGGAACACTCCGAGAAGCTCGAGGCCGAATCCGTCAAGCTGGCCGCCGCGGCCAAGACCGGCAGCCTGGACAACCTGAAGACGGCTTTTGGCGCTGCCGCGGGCACCTGCAAGGCCTGCCACGACAACTACCGCGCCAAGTAA
- a CDS encoding peroxiredoxin — protein sequence MIKIGDTLPASTLMEYSEVEGEGCSIGPNPVPVDKATAGKTIALFALPGAFTPTCSAKHVPGYVEKAAEFKAAGVDEIWCVSVNDAFVMGAWARDQKTDGKVRMLGDGDATFAKATGLTLDLNGKGLGLRSNRYSMLVRDGKVVTLNVEAPGKFEVSDADTLLAQARA from the coding sequence ATGATCAAAATCGGTGACACCCTGCCAGCCAGCACCCTGATGGAATACTCGGAAGTCGAGGGCGAAGGCTGCTCCATCGGCCCGAATCCCGTGCCGGTGGACAAGGCCACGGCAGGCAAGACGATTGCCCTGTTCGCGCTGCCTGGCGCCTTCACGCCCACCTGCTCGGCCAAGCATGTGCCTGGCTACGTGGAAAAGGCAGCCGAATTCAAGGCCGCCGGCGTGGATGAGATCTGGTGCGTGAGCGTGAACGATGCCTTCGTGATGGGCGCCTGGGCGCGCGACCAGAAGACCGACGGCAAGGTGCGCATGCTGGGCGACGGTGATGCCACCTTCGCCAAGGCGACCGGCCTGACGCTGGACCTGAACGGCAAGGGCCTGGGCCTGCGCAGCAACCGCTATTCGATGCTGGTGCGCGATGGCAAGGTGGTCACGCTCAACGTGGAGGCCCCTGGCAAGTTCGAGGTGAGCGACGCCGACACCCTGCTGGCCCAGGCCAGGGCGTGA
- a CDS encoding class I SAM-dependent methyltransferase, with the protein MDTLPIPGTAGYGTHAAALAAQYESIAFADVHRSTLHLFPRAPSRVLDIGAGSGRDAAALVRAGHHVVAAEPTAALRQEGQRIHAGLPIEWVDDHLPALTGLRGRQFDLVLLTAVWMHLDAAERAAAMRAVADLLAPGALVVMSLRHGPVPRGRRMFDVSMQETAALGARHGLATAHSGTRDDAQGRPDVRWSVLALRRPV; encoded by the coding sequence ATGGACACCCTCCCCATCCCCGGCACGGCGGGCTATGGCACGCACGCCGCCGCGCTGGCGGCGCAGTATGAAAGCATCGCGTTCGCCGATGTGCACCGCAGCACGCTGCACCTGTTCCCGCGCGCGCCCAGCCGGGTGCTCGACATCGGCGCGGGCTCGGGACGGGACGCTGCCGCGCTGGTGCGCGCGGGCCACCATGTGGTGGCCGCCGAGCCCACGGCGGCCTTGCGGCAGGAGGGGCAGCGCATCCACGCGGGGCTGCCCATCGAGTGGGTGGACGACCACCTGCCCGCGCTCACCGGCCTGCGGGGCCGCCAGTTCGACCTGGTGCTGCTGACCGCCGTGTGGATGCATCTGGACGCCGCGGAACGCGCCGCCGCCATGCGGGCCGTGGCGGACCTGCTCGCGCCGGGCGCGCTGGTGGTGATGTCGCTGCGCCATGGCCCCGTGCCCCGGGGGCGGCGCATGTTCGACGTGTCGATGCAGGAAACGGCGGCGCTGGGCGCACGGCACGGGCTGGCCACCGCGCACAGCGGAACGCGGGACGACGCCCAGGGGCGGCCGGACGTGCGCTGGAGCGTGCTGGCCCTGCGGCGGCCCGTGTGA
- the ptsP gene encoding phosphoenolpyruvate--protein phosphotransferase produces the protein MTFSVHGLAVARGIAIGRAVLVASSRVDVAHYFVKPEQIEGEIERVRNGRNAVVEELQRLQVEMPADAPHELTALLDVHLMLLQDEALTGGVKHWITERLYNAEWALTTQLEVIARQFDEMEDEYLRERKADLEQVVERILRYMKGVASPVAPPASSPRRKTQQDLLLDDTVDVPLVLVAHDLSPADMLQFKQSVFAGFVTDVGGKTSHTAIVARSMDIPAVVGARAASQLVRQDDWVIIDGDAGVVIVDPSPIILAEYGFRQRQVELERERLARLRHTPAITLDGHKIELLANIEQPGDAAAAVRAGAVGVGLFRSEFLFMGKSGNLPGEDEQYRAYCEAIDGMQGLPVTIRTIDVGADKPLDHKSHKDSYLNPALGLRAIRWSLADPAMFRTQLRAVLRAAAHGKVNLLFPMLAHTHEIQQTIAQVDLARAELDARGVPYGPVQLGAMIEVPAAALMVRTFLRYFDFLSIGTNDLIQYTLAIDRADEAVAHLYDPLHPAVLRLVGDVIAEGERQGKSVCVCGETAGDVTMTRLLLGLGLRSFSMHPAQILAIKQEVLRADTRKLAPWARQVLEGDEPAAALAP, from the coding sequence ATGACCTTCTCCGTCCACGGTCTCGCAGTCGCCCGCGGCATCGCCATCGGCCGTGCGGTGCTGGTGGCGTCCAGCCGGGTGGACGTGGCGCACTATTTCGTCAAGCCCGAGCAGATCGAGGGCGAGATCGAGCGGGTGCGCAACGGGCGCAATGCCGTGGTCGAGGAACTGCAGCGCCTGCAGGTGGAGATGCCCGCCGATGCGCCGCATGAACTGACCGCGCTGCTCGACGTGCACCTGATGCTGCTGCAGGACGAGGCCCTCACGGGCGGGGTCAAGCACTGGATCACCGAGCGCCTGTACAACGCCGAGTGGGCGCTCACCACCCAGCTCGAAGTCATCGCGCGCCAGTTCGACGAGATGGAGGACGAATACCTGCGCGAGCGCAAGGCCGACCTGGAACAGGTGGTCGAGCGCATCCTGCGCTACATGAAGGGCGTGGCCAGCCCCGTGGCGCCGCCCGCCAGCAGCCCGCGCCGCAAGACCCAGCAGGACCTGCTGCTCGACGACACGGTGGACGTGCCCCTGGTGCTGGTCGCGCACGACCTCTCGCCCGCCGACATGCTGCAGTTCAAGCAGAGCGTGTTCGCGGGCTTCGTGACCGACGTGGGCGGCAAGACCAGCCACACCGCCATCGTGGCGCGCAGCATGGACATTCCGGCCGTGGTGGGCGCGCGCGCGGCCAGCCAGCTGGTGCGCCAGGACGACTGGGTCATCATCGACGGCGATGCGGGCGTGGTCATCGTGGACCCGTCGCCCATCATCCTGGCCGAGTATGGCTTTCGCCAGCGCCAGGTGGAGTTGGAACGCGAGCGCCTGGCCCGGCTGCGCCACACCCCGGCCATCACGCTCGACGGCCACAAGATCGAGCTTCTGGCCAACATCGAGCAACCGGGCGACGCCGCCGCCGCCGTGCGCGCCGGCGCCGTGGGCGTGGGCCTGTTCCGCAGCGAGTTCCTGTTCATGGGCAAGAGCGGCAACCTGCCCGGCGAGGACGAGCAGTACCGCGCCTACTGCGAAGCCATCGACGGCATGCAGGGCCTGCCCGTCACCATCCGCACCATCGACGTGGGCGCCGACAAGCCGCTGGACCACAAGAGCCACAAGGACAGCTACCTGAACCCGGCCCTGGGCCTGCGCGCCATCCGCTGGAGCCTGGCCGACCCGGCCATGTTCCGCACCCAGCTGCGCGCCGTGCTGCGCGCGGCGGCGCATGGCAAGGTCAACCTGCTGTTCCCGATGCTGGCGCACACGCACGAGATCCAGCAGACCATCGCGCAGGTGGACCTGGCCCGCGCCGAGCTGGATGCGCGCGGCGTGCCCTACGGCCCGGTGCAGCTGGGCGCGATGATCGAGGTGCCTGCGGCGGCGCTCATGGTGCGCACCTTCCTGCGGTATTTCGATTTCCTCTCCATCGGCACCAACGACCTGATCCAGTACACGCTGGCCATCGACCGCGCGGACGAGGCGGTGGCGCACCTGTACGACCCGCTGCACCCCGCCGTGCTGCGCCTGGTGGGCGATGTGATCGCCGAGGGCGAACGCCAGGGCAAGAGCGTCTGCGTGTGCGGCGAAACGGCCGGCGACGTGACCATGACGCGCCTGCTGCTGGGCCTGGGCCTGCGCAGCTTTTCCATGCACCCCGCGCAGATCCTGGCCATCAAGCAGGAGGTGCTGCGCGCCGACACGCGCAAGCTCGCGCCGTGGGCGCGCCAGGTGCTGGAGGGGGATGAACCCGCGGCCGCGCTGGCGCCGTAG
- a CDS encoding cytochrome b/b6 domain-containing protein: MTQQHTVRIWDLPTRIFHWTLAACVVALVVTAKVGGNAMEWHFRLGHVVLALLVFRAVWGLIGGRWSRFASFLYSPARLLRYVRGAAHAEDSIGHSPLGALSVFALLAVLAAQVATGLLSDDEIAFAGPLTRFVPNAVVGQATGYHKEIGQYLVLALVALHLLAIVFYVLVRKQRLVKPMLHGDKLLAAPAPASRDDLATRVVALVVLGLSFGLAWWVSTLAAAPGF, from the coding sequence ATGACGCAGCAGCACACCGTACGCATCTGGGACCTTCCCACCCGCATCTTCCACTGGACCCTGGCCGCCTGCGTCGTGGCACTGGTGGTCACGGCCAAGGTGGGCGGCAACGCCATGGAGTGGCATTTCCGGCTGGGCCACGTGGTGCTGGCGCTGCTGGTGTTCCGCGCCGTCTGGGGACTGATCGGCGGGCGCTGGTCGCGTTTCGCGAGCTTCCTGTACTCCCCCGCCCGGCTGCTGCGTTATGTGCGCGGCGCGGCGCACGCCGAGGACAGCATCGGCCACAGCCCCCTGGGGGCGCTGTCCGTGTTCGCGCTGCTGGCCGTGCTGGCCGCGCAGGTGGCAACCGGCCTGCTCAGCGATGACGAGATCGCCTTTGCCGGCCCGCTCACCCGGTTCGTGCCCAATGCGGTGGTGGGCCAGGCCACGGGCTACCACAAGGAAATCGGGCAGTACCTGGTGCTGGCGCTGGTGGCCTTGCACCTGCTGGCCATCGTGTTCTACGTGCTGGTGCGCAAGCAGCGCCTGGTCAAGCCCATGCTGCACGGCGACAAGCTGCTGGCGGCGCCCGCGCCTGCATCGCGCGACGATCTGGCCACCCGGGTGGTCGCGCTGGTGGTGCTGGGACTGAGCTTCGGGCTGGCCTGGTGGGTGTCGACACTGGCGGCGGCGCCCGGGTTCTGA
- a CDS encoding DMT family transporter: MQANLYALGAIALWASLASLGVSLTHIPPFLLTGIALIIGSVPAWPFVLRDPSQWRIPARTLALGVYGLFAYHFLLFIALRHAPPVEANLVNYLWPLFIVVLSPVVLPGVSLRTPHVLAALLGFGGAAIAIAGGRALSGTLAWGYLPALAAAFIWATYSLMTKRVAAFPTTAIGLFGLVSGVLSLLCHALLEPAVALQPRDWALLAVLGLGPLGASFFLWDKALKLGDARHIGILSYVTPLASTALLIAVSGRPFTWSIALATVMIIGAAVMGMRAR; this comes from the coding sequence ATGCAAGCCAATCTCTATGCCCTCGGTGCCATCGCCCTGTGGGCCTCGCTCGCCTCGCTGGGCGTGTCGCTCACCCACATTCCGCCGTTCCTGCTCACGGGCATCGCGCTCATCATCGGCAGCGTGCCGGCCTGGCCCTTCGTGCTGCGCGATCCGTCGCAGTGGCGCATTCCGGCGCGCACGCTGGCGCTGGGGGTGTACGGCCTGTTCGCCTACCACTTCCTGCTGTTCATCGCGCTGCGCCACGCGCCGCCGGTCGAGGCCAACCTGGTCAACTACCTGTGGCCGCTGTTCATCGTCGTGCTCTCGCCCGTGGTGCTGCCCGGCGTGTCGCTGCGCACGCCGCATGTGCTGGCGGCACTGCTGGGCTTTGGCGGGGCCGCCATCGCCATCGCGGGCGGGCGCGCGCTGAGCGGCACCCTCGCCTGGGGCTACCTGCCGGCGCTGGCGGCGGCCTTCATCTGGGCCACCTATTCGCTCATGACCAAGCGGGTGGCGGCGTTCCCCACCACCGCCATCGGCCTGTTCGGGCTGGTGTCGGGCGTGCTGTCGCTGCTGTGCCACGCGCTGCTGGAGCCCGCCGTGGCGCTGCAGCCGCGCGACTGGGCGCTGCTGGCCGTGCTGGGCCTGGGCCCGCTGGGCGCCTCGTTCTTTCTATGGGACAAGGCACTCAAGCTGGGCGACGCGCGGCACATCGGCATCCTGAGCTACGTCACGCCGCTGGCGTCCACCGCGCTGCTGATCGCGGTGAGCGGCCGCCCGTTCACCTGGAGCATCGCGCTGGCCACGGTGATGATCATCGGCGCGGCCGTGATGGGCATGCGGGCGCGCTGA
- a CDS encoding AraC family transcriptional regulator: protein MPSSEQLSLRRYGASPGSHSHDHFQVLLGLSGALDLEVEGRGVRVSPGGGCVIAPGDRHDFESARGSLCLVLDSAQPGWARCLRPHGQGASAPPAEALPLAHYLAGALQQGRPLAQAHGPALLLEAWLAGSGPRAWPPGLAPSRQRPIDWAALRQWAAQQWDGALSVADLAARVHLSPSQFAARCRDEQGLGPMAWLRGQRLAQARLLRGGGMAVAEVAQRTGYRSPSALTAALRRQAGAAGSPGPGE from the coding sequence ATGCCCTCCTCCGAACAGCTTTCGCTGCGCCGCTACGGTGCTTCTCCCGGCAGCCACAGCCATGACCACTTCCAGGTCCTGCTGGGGCTGTCCGGCGCCCTCGACCTCGAAGTCGAGGGGCGCGGCGTGCGCGTCAGCCCCGGCGGGGGGTGCGTGATCGCCCCGGGCGACCGCCATGACTTCGAGTCGGCGCGCGGCAGCCTGTGCCTGGTGCTCGACAGTGCGCAGCCCGGATGGGCGCGCTGCCTGCGGCCGCACGGCCAGGGCGCCAGCGCGCCCCCCGCCGAGGCCCTGCCGCTGGCGCACTACCTGGCGGGCGCACTGCAGCAAGGCCGCCCCCTGGCGCAGGCCCACGGCCCGGCGCTGTTGCTGGAGGCGTGGCTGGCAGGCTCCGGCCCCCGCGCCTGGCCCCCCGGCCTGGCACCCTCGCGCCAGCGGCCGATCGACTGGGCCGCGCTGCGGCAGTGGGCCGCGCAGCAGTGGGACGGGGCGCTCTCGGTCGCCGACCTGGCCGCGCGCGTGCACCTGAGCCCCAGCCAGTTCGCGGCCCGCTGCCGCGACGAGCAGGGCCTGGGCCCCATGGCCTGGCTGCGCGGCCAGCGGCTGGCACAGGCCCGGCTGCTGCGCGGCGGCGGGATGGCCGTGGCCGAAGTGGCGCAGCGCACGGGCTACCGTTCACCCTCGGCGCTGACCGCGGCGCTGCGGCGCCAGGCGGGCGCGGCGGGGAGCCCGGGCCCCGGTGAATGA
- a CDS encoding GNAT family N-acetyltransferase, with protein MDKPAVTLRIPSSPAELQAVRDIFREYADTLGVDLCFQDFESELAHLPGDYAAPRGALLLAEVEGAIAGCCALRPLDAADYPNASEMKRLYVRKAFRGFGLGRELAEAMLDLARQAGYACVLLDTLDDMESARALYTDLGFEEIPPYYHNPIAGAHYLKVDIF; from the coding sequence TTGGACAAGCCTGCCGTCACCCTGCGGATCCCCTCCTCGCCTGCCGAGCTTCAGGCGGTCCGCGACATCTTCCGCGAATACGCCGACACCCTGGGCGTCGATCTGTGCTTTCAGGACTTCGAGAGCGAGCTTGCCCACCTGCCCGGCGACTATGCCGCGCCGCGCGGTGCCCTGCTGCTGGCCGAGGTAGAGGGCGCGATAGCGGGCTGCTGCGCCCTGCGGCCGCTGGATGCGGCCGACTACCCCAATGCGAGCGAGATGAAACGCCTGTACGTGCGCAAGGCGTTCCGTGGATTCGGCCTGGGCCGCGAGCTGGCCGAAGCCATGCTCGACCTCGCGCGGCAGGCAGGCTATGCCTGTGTGCTGCTCGATACCCTTGACGACATGGAGTCGGCGCGCGCGCTGTACACCGACCTGGGCTTCGAGGAGATTCCGCCCTACTACCACAACCCCATTGCGGGGGCCCACTACCTCAAGGTCGATATCTTCTGA
- a CDS encoding MFS transporter → MQLAHADPSLIDSPQALRRLLATLGLVVLGNSSMYVVSVVLPAVQSEFGIGRASASLPYTLMMVCLGLGGLWTGRLADRHGLMPVLWLGALAVFGGFMGASLSGSIWAFGLAHAVMGFIGGSATFAPLLADTALWWNRRRGIAVAVCASGNYVAGAVWPPIVQYGVDSIGWRPTYMVLGSICGVGMLALSLRMRQRPPAIPASAAAGANRAAPDRARPFGLAPNHAMALLCLAGIACCVAMAMPQVHIVAYCTDLGFGAAQGAQMLSLMLACGIVSRLVFGLICDRIGGIRTLLLGSALQGIALVLFLPYDGLVPLYVISGLFGLFQGGIVPTYAIIVREYFPPGQASVRVGGVIMATLVGMALGGWLSGWIFDATGSYHAAFLNGIGWNLLNLSITGWLYLRVRRERADPRMP, encoded by the coding sequence ATGCAGCTTGCCCACGCAGACCCGTCCCTCATCGACTCGCCCCAGGCCCTGCGGCGGCTTCTTGCGACCCTGGGCCTCGTCGTGCTGGGGAACAGCAGCATGTACGTGGTGTCGGTGGTGCTTCCGGCGGTGCAGAGCGAGTTCGGAATCGGCCGCGCCAGCGCCTCGCTGCCCTATACCCTGATGATGGTCTGCCTGGGCCTGGGCGGGCTATGGACAGGGCGGCTGGCGGACCGCCACGGCCTGATGCCCGTGCTCTGGCTGGGTGCCCTGGCGGTGTTTGGCGGCTTCATGGGGGCGAGCCTGTCGGGCAGCATCTGGGCTTTCGGCTTGGCGCACGCGGTGATGGGGTTCATTGGCGGCTCCGCGACGTTCGCGCCCTTGCTGGCCGATACGGCGCTTTGGTGGAATCGCCGGCGGGGCATCGCGGTGGCGGTGTGCGCCAGCGGCAACTACGTGGCGGGCGCGGTCTGGCCGCCCATCGTGCAATACGGCGTCGACTCCATCGGCTGGCGGCCTACCTACATGGTGCTGGGCAGCATCTGCGGCGTGGGTATGCTCGCGCTGTCCCTGCGCATGCGCCAGCGCCCTCCCGCGATTCCGGCGTCTGCGGCAGCGGGCGCGAACCGGGCGGCGCCGGACCGTGCCCGCCCTTTCGGCCTGGCTCCGAACCACGCGATGGCGCTGCTGTGCCTGGCAGGCATCGCGTGCTGCGTCGCCATGGCCATGCCGCAGGTCCACATCGTGGCCTACTGCACGGACCTGGGCTTCGGCGCCGCCCAGGGCGCCCAGATGCTGTCGCTCATGCTGGCCTGCGGCATCGTGAGCCGCCTGGTCTTCGGGCTGATCTGCGACCGCATCGGCGGCATCCGCACCCTGTTGCTGGGATCGGCGCTGCAGGGCATCGCCCTCGTGCTTTTCCTTCCCTACGACGGCCTGGTGCCGCTGTACGTCATCTCGGGGCTATTCGGGCTGTTCCAGGGCGGCATCGTGCCCACCTACGCCATCATCGTGCGCGAGTACTTCCCGCCCGGCCAGGCGAGCGTGCGGGTGGGGGGCGTCATCATGGCCACGCTCGTCGGCATGGCGCTGGGCGGCTGGCTTTCCGGCTGGATATTCGACGCCACGGGAAGCTACCACGCCGCCTTTCTCAACGGCATCGGCTGGAACCTGCTGAACCTCTCCATCACCGGCTGGCTCTACCTGCGCGTGCGCCGGGAGCGCGCGGACCCGCGCATGCCGTGA
- a CDS encoding nitrate/nitrite transporter has product MTAPGVLPRRAAVIVFLAFAFAYFLSALVRAVTATLAPTLSQEFSLHASDLGLLAGGYFLGFAATQLPLGTWLDRHGPKKVALGFLGVAVVGSLVFSVATGFSGLLAGRVLCGAGVSACLMAPLTGYRRWFEPTLQMRANSWMLMTGSLGMVASTLPVQWALPLVGWRPLFWVLAALIAVSMVVIAVWVPAWGAATPRADGPVSPAGATEGAQHGYAMVWRHPYFQRLAPLGFFVYGGMVAMQTLWAGPWMQRVAGYTPLEAATGLFWINVSMLCTFWTWGMLNPWLLRKGLGADRLMAAGLPLCLVVLLGTIVAGPRAGGGAWALFCMSCTFVSLSQPAVAMAFPQALAGRALSAYNLVIFAGVFVVQWGIGLAVDAFAAAGLSAVQSFQAAMAVYLACNAGAYAWFLLRGRRHNVLQTTAP; this is encoded by the coding sequence ATGACGGCCCCCGGCGTGCTGCCGCGGCGGGCCGCGGTGATTGTCTTCCTGGCGTTTGCCTTCGCGTATTTCCTGTCGGCCCTGGTGCGGGCGGTGACGGCCACCCTGGCGCCCACGCTGTCGCAGGAGTTCTCGCTGCACGCCAGCGACCTGGGGCTGCTGGCCGGGGGGTACTTCCTGGGGTTCGCGGCCACGCAGCTGCCGCTGGGCACCTGGCTGGACCGGCACGGGCCCAAGAAGGTCGCCCTCGGCTTCCTGGGCGTGGCCGTGGTGGGCAGCCTGGTGTTCTCGGTGGCGACGGGGTTCTCGGGCCTGCTGGCCGGCCGCGTGCTGTGCGGCGCCGGCGTCAGTGCCTGCCTGATGGCGCCCCTCACCGGCTACCGGCGCTGGTTCGAGCCCACCCTGCAGATGCGGGCGAACTCGTGGATGCTGATGACCGGCTCGCTGGGCATGGTGGCGTCCACGCTGCCGGTGCAGTGGGCGCTGCCGCTGGTGGGATGGCGGCCCCTGTTCTGGGTCCTGGCCGCGCTGATCGCGGTATCGATGGTGGTGATTGCCGTCTGGGTGCCGGCCTGGGGCGCCGCCACCCCGCGGGCAGACGGACCGGTGTCTCCTGCCGGGGCCACCGAGGGCGCGCAACACGGCTACGCCATGGTGTGGCGCCATCCCTACTTCCAGCGCCTGGCGCCCCTGGGGTTCTTCGTGTACGGCGGCATGGTGGCCATGCAGACCCTGTGGGCCGGGCCCTGGATGCAGCGCGTGGCGGGCTACACGCCGCTGGAGGCCGCCACGGGCCTCTTCTGGATCAATGTCTCCATGCTGTGCACGTTCTGGACCTGGGGCATGCTCAACCCCTGGCTGCTGCGAAAAGGGCTGGGGGCTGACCGCCTGATGGCGGCGGGCCTCCCGCTGTGCCTGGTGGTGCTGCTGGGCACCATCGTGGCGGGGCCCCGGGCCGGGGGCGGGGCGTGGGCGCTGTTCTGCATGTCGTGCACGTTCGTATCGCTGTCGCAGCCCGCGGTGGCCATGGCGTTCCCGCAGGCGCTCGCGGGGCGGGCCTTGTCGGCCTACAACCTCGTGATTTTTGCGGGGGTGTTCGTGGTGCAGTGGGGCATCGGCCTGGCGGTGGACGCCTTCGCCGCCGCGGGCCTGTCCGCGGTGCAGTCCTTCCAGGCCGCGATGGCGGTGTACCTCGCGTGCAACGCGGGCGCCTACGCGTGGTTCCTGCTGCGGGGGCGGCGCCATAATGTGCTGCAAACCACCGCGCCATGA
- a CDS encoding PTS sugar transporter subunit IIA — MSTTSILIIAHAPLAHALRECALHVFPDCGGSVSALDVQPNQPPEESLAQARIMLDQLGADSTLVLTDVFGATPCNIAQRLIGNVRSRLVTGANLPMLLRAVSYRHEPLDSVVTRAVVGGTQGVMQVAISAPQNQNTRNRHDQDPYDHQQ, encoded by the coding sequence ATGAGCACCACCAGCATCCTCATCATCGCCCACGCCCCGCTGGCCCATGCGCTGCGCGAATGCGCGCTGCATGTGTTCCCCGACTGCGGGGGCAGCGTGTCCGCGCTCGACGTGCAGCCCAACCAGCCGCCCGAGGAGTCGCTGGCGCAGGCCCGCATCATGCTCGATCAACTGGGCGCGGATTCGACGCTGGTGCTCACCGACGTGTTCGGCGCCACGCCCTGCAACATTGCGCAGCGCCTCATCGGCAACGTGCGCTCGCGCCTGGTGACGGGCGCCAACCTGCCCATGCTGCTGCGGGCCGTGAGCTACCGCCACGAGCCCCTTGATTCGGTGGTCACCCGCGCCGTGGTGGGAGGCACCCAGGGCGTCATGCAGGTGGCCATCTCCGCACCGCAGAACCAGAATACCCGCAACCGACATGATCAAGACCCGTACGACCATCAACAATAA
- the rpmC gene encoding 50S ribosomal protein L29, protein MKTTELRQKDVAGIEAEIKALQKAHFGLRMQKATQQLGNTNTLRTTRRDIARAKTILAEKQAAK, encoded by the coding sequence ATGAAGACTACTGAACTGCGCCAAAAAGACGTCGCCGGCATCGAAGCCGAAATCAAGGCGCTGCAAAAGGCCCATTTCGGCCTGCGCATGCAAAAGGCCACGCAGCAACTGGGTAACACCAACACGCTGCGCACCACCCGCCGCGATATCGCCCGTGCCAAGACCATTCTTGCTGAAAAGCAAGCCGCCAAGTAA
- a CDS encoding TlpA disulfide reductase family protein, whose amino-acid sequence MAIKHWAAGVAVAAFAAVGAYVYLDTGRSVAPESNFVLLDGSSKSTADLRGKVTLVNFWATSCTTCVAEMPEIVATYNKYHAKGFDTLAVAMSYDPPSYVVNFAETRKLPFQVAIDNTGKVAQAWGDVRLTPSTFIVNKRGEIVKTYVGAPNFPELHQLIEKLLAET is encoded by the coding sequence ATGGCGATCAAGCATTGGGCAGCAGGTGTGGCGGTGGCGGCGTTCGCGGCCGTGGGCGCCTATGTGTACCTGGATACGGGCCGCTCCGTGGCGCCGGAGTCGAACTTCGTGCTGCTGGACGGCTCCAGCAAGTCCACCGCCGATCTGCGCGGCAAGGTCACGCTGGTGAATTTCTGGGCCACGAGCTGCACCACCTGCGTGGCCGAGATGCCCGAGATCGTGGCGACCTACAACAAGTACCACGCCAAGGGCTTCGACACCCTGGCCGTGGCCATGAGCTACGACCCGCCCAGCTACGTGGTGAACTTTGCCGAAACCCGCAAGCTGCCCTTCCAGGTCGCCATCGACAACACCGGCAAGGTGGCCCAGGCCTGGGGCGATGTGCGGCTCACGCCCTCGACCTTCATCGTGAACAAGCGCGGCGAGATCGTGAAGACCTACGTGGGTGCACCCAACTTCCCCGAGCTGCACCAGCTCATCGAAAAGCTGCTGGCCGAGACCTGA
- the rpsQ gene encoding 30S ribosomal protein S17 yields the protein MTEPKKSLKRTLVGKVVSDKRQKTVTVLVERRVKHELYGKIVAKSSKYHAHDEKGEYKLGDVIEITESRPLSKTKNWVATRLVQKAGLL from the coding sequence ATGACGGAACCTAAAAAATCCCTCAAGCGCACCTTGGTTGGCAAGGTGGTCAGCGACAAGCGTCAAAAGACCGTGACCGTGCTGGTCGAGCGCCGTGTGAAGCACGAGCTCTACGGCAAGATCGTTGCGAAGTCGAGCAAGTACCACGCCCATGACGAAAAGGGCGAGTACAAGCTGGGCGATGTGATCGAAATCACCGAGAGCCGTCCGCTCTCCAAGACCAAGAACTGGGTTGCCACCCGCTTGGTGCAAAAGGCCGGCCTGCTCTAA
- a CDS encoding HPr family phosphocarrier protein, protein MIKTRTTINNKLGLHARASAKLTKLAGSFPCDVFMSRGDRRINAKSIMGVMMLAAGMGTEVEIETSGEREQEAMDGLLALIADKFGEGE, encoded by the coding sequence ATGATCAAGACCCGTACGACCATCAACAATAAACTGGGCCTGCATGCCCGCGCGTCGGCCAAGCTCACCAAGCTGGCCGGCAGCTTTCCCTGCGATGTCTTCATGAGCCGTGGCGACCGGCGCATCAACGCCAAGAGCATCATGGGCGTGATGATGCTGGCCGCCGGCATGGGCACCGAGGTGGAGATCGAAACCAGCGGCGAGCGCGAACAGGAGGCCATGGACGGGCTCCTGGCCCTGATTGCCGACAAGTTTGGCGAGGGTGAATGA